A region of the Leeuwenhoekiella sp. MAR_2009_132 genome:
TCAAAAAGCAAATCTGGCCACAACAGATTTACGTAACGTAAGTCTTTCTAAAACCACTTTGAAAGGCGCCGATTTTACAAATGCACGTGTGCACAAAACATTTGAAAGAGATGCGAAAATGCAATTGAATGAAGACCAAAGTTCCTGGCTTTTTAATACTTACAAGGTTGAAGAAGTAGATGATGACCATTATCAATTACTTCCTATAAGAAACTAAAAAAGAGCGTATTCTAGGGAATACACTCTTTTTTAAGTCTTGAATTTTAATATTATTTTTTCTTTAAAAGTTTCAGCTGAAATAAATCTTTACGACGGTCATTAAGATTGTGCACGCTTCCAAATTGATTCAATTCTTTTAGTAAATCTAGATCTACATCTGCAACAAGAATCATTTCTGCATTAGGTGTAGCTTCTGCTTTTACCCCATTAGTAGGAAACTGAAAATCGCAAGGAGTAAGTACCATACTTTGTGCGAACTGCATATCCATATTATGTACTTTAGGTATATTACCTACGCTACCTGCAATCGCAACATAGCATTCGTTCTCAATCGCTCGTGCCTGTGCGCAATGACGTACCCGGCTGTATCCGTTTTGGGTATCTGTAAGAAAAGGAACAAAAAGAATATCCATTCCTTCATCTGCAAGAATTCTACTCAATTCAGGGAACTCAACATCATAACAAATTAGTATTCCTATTTTACCACAGTCTGTATTAAATGTTTTTAAAGCATCACCACCAGTCATACCCCAAACTTTAGCCTCATCTGGTGTAACGTGGAGTTTGTAAAATTTCTCAACAGTACCATCGCGCTTGCATAAGAAGCCTACATTGTATAGCGTACCATTTTCTATATACGGCATACTACCGGTAATAATATTTATGTTATAACTCACAGAAAGTTCAGAAAAACGATCGCGTATGCGCTCTGTGTACTTTGCCAACTCACGTATCGCATCGGGTTCAGAAAGATGGTTGTATGCGGCCATAAGCGGCGCATTAAAAAACTCTGGGAACAATGCAAAATCTGAGCGATAACCCGAAATAGTATCTATAAAATACTCTGCCTGCTCAATAAGCTCTTCAAAGTTTTTATAGGTACGCATTTGCCATTGCACCAGACCTAACCGCACTACTGTTTTAATAGCATTCGGTTTTTTTATGGGCTTTTGATAGTAAATATTATCCCATTCAAGCAAAGCTGCATAATCTTTAGACTGCCTGTCCCCTTCCAGGTAATTCGTAATTATTCGTTTTACGTGAAAATCATTACTCAATTGAAAATCAAGCACGGGATCATTAATTTCCCGCGTGCGTACTTTTTCTATGTATTGTTTGGGGGTAAGGTCTTTTGCATACTGATGGTAATTAGGCAATCTACCTCCAAAAACGATACGTTCCAGATTCAGGTTTTCGCACAATTCTTTACGGTAATCATAAAGTCTGCGACCTATACGCATCCCTCTGTACTGGTGTGCAATAAATATGTCTATACCATAAAGTACATTTCCTTTAGGTGTGTGTGTACTAAAGGATTCGTTGCCTGTAATCTGGGCGTAGGTATGCGAGTCTTTAAACTTCTCATAATCAACAATAATTGACAATGCACACCCGGCAATCTCGCCATTTACTTTAACTACAACCTGACCTTCCGGAAAAATGGATATTAGTTTTTGCAATTCTTTCTTCTTCCAGTAAGGGTCTGGTATATTAGGATATACCGCAATCATTATTTCCTTTAGTTCTTCAAAATCTTTCAATTTTAAATACTCAAGGTTAATCGTATCTACGCGATCTGGCTTATCCACGTTATCTATATCAATATTTTCCATAATTAGTTATATGCCTTTCGGCGAAATTTTCAATTAAAAATTAAATCCAAATCCAAAAGAAACCCGGAAGCCTTCTTCAGATCTAAAAAGATTAAAGGTACCACTTAACGCATCTGCGCTGTTTACCCAAAATCCTATACCATAGGAATCGTGCCAAATCTTAGAATTCATATCATATTCTGACCACACTCTACCTACATCATATCCTGCAAAGATGCCTACCTGTAGAGGTAAGAAACCGGTTTTAAACGTATCAAACGCATATCTTAAATCACCCGAAGCAGAAAATGAACGCTCGCCATTAAATCGCTGAAAACGATACCCACGCAATCCTGTATTTTGACCTAAAACCGCTGCCTGATAAAACTCTGTATTATCACCAAATCTAAATTGACCCCGCGCCGTAGATTTTAAGACCAATTTTCTATTTGCGCTTATCGCATTATAAAAACCAAGACTTGGATTTAAATATGCAAAACGTCTACCTGTTTCGGTTAGACTGTTTGTCAGACCACCATTCAAAATAAAATCCATACCACGGGAAGGCGCAAGTGCATTATCTTTACTATGGTACTCATAACTTGCGTCTAAAGTCGCAAAAATTTTACGTTCATCTTTTATGACCTCATCTACCGTATCTACAAATCTTAGCTCATTATCTGCAATTTCAACACCTTGAAATAATGCACGTACTGAAAAAGTACTACCATAGTCTGAATTTTTAAGTAATCCTACCGAAGCTTCCACCTGACTTAAACGCACCCGATTATAATCAAGACCGAGTTCGTCATCAAAATTTTCAGTCTGATTGCCATAACCGAAGAAATTCAAAGCAAAGTTAGGAGTGGTATAACGCCCTCCTAAAATTAAGTTCCAGTTGTTTAGTATACCTGCAAACTCTCCTTCATAGCTCAAATCAAACCCGCTGGTTGCAAAAAAATACCCAGCTTTAAAACGGTGTTGTTGTGAAAAAGGATTTTGGTTAAATCCCTGAACCGTATACACATCAGATAAACCAAGGCTTATCCCGTTATCAGGATTGTATCCAAAAGCCGGTGTGATGATGTTTGTGCGTAAAATTTGCTTTTTATAATTGTAGGTATTGTAATCGTAAACGTCTGTGAGTCTAAAATTAGCACCACCTTTTTCTTCGATGGTATTGGGTAGACTCTCGTGGTCATAAACCTTTAAATGCTTACCATTTTTAATGTTATACACATCATTATTTTGACCGCCTATAATTCTCATAAAAATAGGATCTCTGCCTGTCCCTACTACTTCAAAAACATCATCATCGTCAAGACCGTAAATCCATAATTGTTTAGTTTCACTAGTTAAATACGTACGATTCTTAATCAATTCTTCTTTTTTCCCATCTATAATTCTCCACACCTTTACGGTTGTCTGGTCATTCTCTCGTGTAATTTCAAAATAGTCATCTTTATCTGTACCGGTAACCATTTGCAATTCTGCAAGAAAATCATAAAATGTATTTGCTATATCAACCAGATTATCGCGGCGTCCTTTAAGACTGGTTTTTATTTGATCTATAGATTTTCCAGAACGCACTTCTGCAGGAAGATCATTAAAAGCATCTTCTATCACTGCATCTGTAATATGTTCTTTAATATATGCTGCCTCTGCAACCCATTCTGCGCGGTCTGTCTGTTGTGCTAGTGCTCTATCTAGTTTAACCCCTGCATTATTAAACCATTTTATATCATTAAGATTCTCATCATAGACCTGAAACTGGCGTGCTGCACCAAAAAGAGTACGTGCAATATCTAAAATAGCTCCATCAAAATTTGTAAAAACCTGATCCCGATCACGAGGAATAGGCACATAAACGTCTTTACCATTTTTGTCTTTAAATTCTGCCCAGCGCCACTGATCGTTATGGCGGTCCCAGTCACCTATAAGCATATCAAACATACGCGCACGTACGTAAGCCGGCTCGTCGATAATATTATCTTCGTCACTGCGTAGTTTATTAAGAATATCATCTGTGCTCTCTATATCATCAGGGTAATTAAAAACAGCACCATCAAATTCTTCTGTAGGTCGCTCAACAATCATATAAAGCTGATCGCCGTAATCTTCGTTATATTCCTTTAAAGCAGGTTGCTTAGGCACGTAAAACAGCCTGGGGTTTGTATTTAAAACATTAACTGCACTACTTAAACGTGGTATTGCAAAAGCTCCGTAAGGATGTGCCGCTGTATAAAAATCCTGTATTAAAGATTCTGGTAATGTATTTGCTAAATCTTCTTCTACATCTGCGTTTTGTTTTAAAACAACCTTTTGTAAGAATTGAACGGCACTTTTCCGCAAAGCGCGCATATTGTATTCTTTACCACTTTTATCCTGAAGTCTTAACGAAATTGTCTGGTGACCACCACCTTGTCGTACGACTTTAAGACCGCCATATAATGTATCTAAAAGCGCTACAGGCGCAGTAACTTTTTTACCATACACATCTCGATAATGCTCTCCCCAGATTTTATCAAAAACATCAGACTTATCTGTATCCTCCACATTATAAACCGAAGCCTGCACAGTTTTAGGAAATTGAGTTGTTAAACCTGAATAATCATTTATTTCTGTAGGTGGAAAAACTTCTTTCTGAAAAATTAGCTCCA
Encoded here:
- a CDS encoding bifunctional GNAT family N-acetyltransferase/carbon-nitrogen hydrolase family protein — its product is MENIDIDNVDKPDRVDTINLEYLKLKDFEELKEIMIAVYPNIPDPYWKKKELQKLISIFPEGQVVVKVNGEIAGCALSIIVDYEKFKDSHTYAQITGNESFSTHTPKGNVLYGIDIFIAHQYRGMRIGRRLYDYRKELCENLNLERIVFGGRLPNYHQYAKDLTPKQYIEKVRTREINDPVLDFQLSNDFHVKRIITNYLEGDRQSKDYAALLEWDNIYYQKPIKKPNAIKTVVRLGLVQWQMRTYKNFEELIEQAEYFIDTISGYRSDFALFPEFFNAPLMAAYNHLSEPDAIRELAKYTERIRDRFSELSVSYNINIITGSMPYIENGTLYNVGFLCKRDGTVEKFYKLHVTPDEAKVWGMTGGDALKTFNTDCGKIGILICYDVEFPELSRILADEGMDILFVPFLTDTQNGYSRVRHCAQARAIENECYVAIAGSVGNIPKVHNMDMQFAQSMVLTPCDFQFPTNGVKAEATPNAEMILVADVDLDLLKELNQFGSVHNLNDRRKDLFQLKLLKKK
- a CDS encoding metallophosphoesterase encodes the protein MTKNNIVLTLLASLVLSACATYTTRYKADVEQGLFPSSKEIENTFYLIGDAGDAELGESTVGLELFRNYLKTEKTKGTFAIFLGDNIYPVGMPPKSDAGRALAQHRLDAQVESLTEYEGKAIFIPGNHDWYNDGLNGLNREEDYLKEITNNEDIFLPKNGCPLMSYDLNDKVHMIILDTQWYLEDWDKNPKINTKCDNIKDREKLFVELESEIKKNQQKTTLIVMHHPMYTNGVHGGKFALDKHLYPSQQKIPLPILASLVTQIRTQGGVSKQDRFNEKYNELMKRIRVLSQSSPKLLFASGHEHGLQYIEHEEVRQIVSGSGSKSSYAYLGNDGLFSSDYEGFSVFTVFKDGSSWVRFFGPNADTGKLELIFQKEVFPPTEINDYSGLTTQFPKTVQASVYNVEDTDKSDVFDKIWGEHYRDVYGKKVTAPVALLDTLYGGLKVVRQGGGHQTISLRLQDKSGKEYNMRALRKSAVQFLQKVVLKQNADVEEDLANTLPESLIQDFYTAAHPYGAFAIPRLSSAVNVLNTNPRLFYVPKQPALKEYNEDYGDQLYMIVERPTEEFDGAVFNYPDDIESTDDILNKLRSDEDNIIDEPAYVRARMFDMLIGDWDRHNDQWRWAEFKDKNGKDVYVPIPRDRDQVFTNFDGAILDIARTLFGAARQFQVYDENLNDIKWFNNAGVKLDRALAQQTDRAEWVAEAAYIKEHITDAVIEDAFNDLPAEVRSGKSIDQIKTSLKGRRDNLVDIANTFYDFLAELQMVTGTDKDDYFEITRENDQTTVKVWRIIDGKKEELIKNRTYLTSETKQLWIYGLDDDDVFEVVGTGRDPIFMRIIGGQNNDVYNIKNGKHLKVYDHESLPNTIEEKGGANFRLTDVYDYNTYNYKKQILRTNIITPAFGYNPDNGISLGLSDVYTVQGFNQNPFSQQHRFKAGYFFATSGFDLSYEGEFAGILNNWNLILGGRYTTPNFALNFFGYGNQTENFDDELGLDYNRVRLSQVEASVGLLKNSDYGSTFSVRALFQGVEIADNELRFVDTVDEVIKDERKIFATLDASYEYHSKDNALAPSRGMDFILNGGLTNSLTETGRRFAYLNPSLGFYNAISANRKLVLKSTARGQFRFGDNTEFYQAAVLGQNTGLRGYRFQRFNGERSFSASGDLRYAFDTFKTGFLPLQVGIFAGYDVGRVWSEYDMNSKIWHDSYGIGFWVNSADALSGTFNLFRSEEGFRVSFGFGFNF